The segment CAGGCCGACGTCGCGCAGCACCACGCGCACCGAGCCGGTGCTGATCCGGCTCATGTCGAGCAGGTTGGTGACCAGCGCGATGAGCCGGTCGGTCGACTCCTCGATGGTGGCGAGCAGCTCGTCCTCGTCCTCGGGCGACCAGGTCACGTCCGTGCTGCGCAGGCTGTCGACGGAGACCTTCACCGCCGCGAGCGGGTTGCGCAGGTCGTGGGAGACCGCCGCCAGCAGGGCGGTCCGGGTGCGGTCGAGCTCGGTCAGCCGCAGCCGCTCGAGCTCGGCCACGGTGGCGAGGCGGCGCTCCTCCATGACCTTGGCGTAGGCGGCGTACGCGTTGAGCAGGCCGCGCTGCGTGGCCGGCAGGGTCGCGCCGACCAGGACCAGCGTGCTGTGCTCGTCGATCGCTGCGGACATGTCGGCCTCCTCGACCGACGCGGGCGGGGCGCCGCAGCTCGCCACCACGACCTCCTCCGCCGCCTCGCGCCGGAGCACGGCCGCGCCGTCCGCCCGGAAGAGCCGGCAGGCCGAGGAGAGGAGGCCGTCGAGGTCGTCGCCGGAGGTGAGCAGGCTGTGCGCCAACACCGTCAGCGCGTCTGCCTCGGCGCGCGCGGCCCGCGCCTCGGCCGTGCGGCGGGCCGCGTTGTCGACGACCGACGCGACGGCGATGCCCACGGCCACGAAGATCGCGATGGTGACGACGTTCTCCGGCTCGGCGACCGTGAGCGTGTAGAGCGGCGGGGTGAAGAGGTAGTTGAGCAGGAGCGCGCTCGCCAGGGCGGACAGGACGGCCGGCGCGAGCCCACCCACGAGCGCGGTCGCGACGACGACCATCATCAGGGACATCGCCTCGATGGGCAGGCCGTGCAGGTCCTGCGTCGCGTAGAGCAGCAGGCTCACCACCGTCGGCGCCACGAGGCCGACCACGAAGCCCGCGAGCCGACGTCGCGGGCCGAGGTCGTGGGTGGCGGGCCGACCGCTCGCCGACCGCCCGCGCGCGTGCTCGTGCGAGACGATGTGGACGTCGATGTCGCCCGAACCGGCGACCACCCGCTCCCCCACCCCCGGCCGCAGCACGGACGAGACACGGCCGCGGCGGCTCGCGCCGATGACGACCTGGCTGGCGTTCTCGGCACGCGCGAAGGCGAGGATCGCGTCGGCCGGGTCGTCGCCGACGACCGTGTGGAAGGTGCCGCCGAGCTCCTCGGCCTTGGCCGCCATCGTCGCCAGGCCGTCGGGTGAGGTGCCGCGCAGCCCGTCCTGCCGGGTGACGTACAACGCCTGCCACTCGCCGCCGGACCGCCGGCTCGCGATCCGCGCGGCCCGCCTCATCAGGGTCGCCGACTCCGGGCCACCGCTGACGGGCACGACGACCCGCTCGCGCGTCGCCCAGGTCGCCTCGATGTCGTGCTGCGCCCGGTAGCGCTCGAGCCCCTCGTCGACCCGGTCGGCCAGCCAGAGCAGCGCGAGCTCGCGCAGCGCGGTGAGGTTGCCCTCACGGAAGTAGCGCGAGAGTGCCGCGTCGATCTTGTCGGCGGCGTAGACGTTGCCGTGCGCCATCCGCCGCCGCAGGGCCTGCGGGCTCATGTCGACCAGCTCGATCTGGTCGGCGGAACGGACGACGTGGTCGGGCACGGTCTCCCGCTGGCGGACCCCGGTGATCGCCTCGGTCACGTCGTTGAGCGACTCGAGGTGCTGGATGTTGACCGTGGTGACGACCTCGATGCCCGCGTCGCGCAGCGCCTCGACGTCCTGCCACCG is part of the Nocardioides cavernae genome and harbors:
- a CDS encoding DUF4118 domain-containing protein translates to MPLPTDRGRLRVYLGAAPGVGKTFAMLDEGHRRLERGTDLVVGYVETHGRARTERAVDGLEVVPRRLLGHGGASHEEMDLEAVLARRPEVVLVDELAHTNVPGSTHAKRWQDVEALRDAGIEVVTTVNIQHLESLNDVTEAITGVRQRETVPDHVVRSADQIELVDMSPQALRRRMAHGNVYAADKIDAALSRYFREGNLTALRELALLWLADRVDEGLERYRAQHDIEATWATRERVVVPVSGGPESATLMRRAARIASRRSGGEWQALYVTRQDGLRGTSPDGLATMAAKAEELGGTFHTVVGDDPADAILAFARAENASQVVIGASRRGRVSSVLRPGVGERVVAGSGDIDVHIVSHEHARGRSASGRPATHDLGPRRRLAGFVVGLVAPTVVSLLLYATQDLHGLPIEAMSLMMVVVATALVGGLAPAVLSALASALLLNYLFTPPLYTLTVAEPENVVTIAIFVAVGIAVASVVDNAARRTAEARAARAEADALTVLAHSLLTSGDDLDGLLSSACRLFRADGAAVLRREAAEEVVVASCGAPPASVEEADMSAAIDEHSTLVLVGATLPATQRGLLNAYAAYAKVMEERRLATVAELERLRLTELDRTRTALLAAVSHDLRNPLAAVKVSVDSLRSTDVTWSPEDEDELLATIEESTDRLIALVTNLLDMSRISTGSVRVVLRDVGLADAVRTSIAPLPGGERIEVDVDPELLVRADAGLLDRVLANICENALKYTPVDARVRIDAAADGDGVVVRIADSGPGVADQDRDRLFAPFQRFGDVPQQDGVGLGLAVAHGLTEAMSGTIATEDTPGGGLTFVLELQRGKGA